In Brassica napus cultivar Da-Ae chromosome C2, Da-Ae, whole genome shotgun sequence, the sequence AAGCTTGTTCTTTAAGTGCGAGTGCTTTCAGAAAGGGTGAGGCTTTGCTTATTATCTTCTTAAagtttctctctttttgttCTCAGTATTAAGTAATCCCTTCTCTGTTTATTGTGTGAAAAACAAGTGGAGCTTTCAAGTTTCGTGGAGCATGCAATGCTGTCTTGGCTCTTGGTGCTGAACAAGCAGCCAAAGGGGTTGTAACACACAGCAGGTTCTCTACTATCTTCTTGATTTGTGTGTTTATAGCTAATGATACACTTAGTAGTAATTGTATTCACTTGTTAGTCTCTTGCTTGCTGTTGAGTTTTGTTGTACCAGTGGAAACCATGCTGCTGCGTTGTCTTTGGCTGCGAAGATGCAGGGGATCCCTGCGTATATCGTTGTACCAAAAGGTGCTCCGAAGTGCAAAGTAGATAATGTGATCCGTTATGGTGGTAAGGTTATATGGAGTGAAGCAACAATGTCTTCTAGAGAGGAAGTAGCTTCCAGAGTTTTGCAGGAAACAGGTTCTGTTCTCATCCACCCATATAATGATGGACGCATCATAAGGTACTTCGCTTTTCTTGATACTAATGATTCAAAAATTGTATGAATCTTCAAATCTTATGCATAGTTCTTTGAACAGTGGTCAGGGTACTGTTGCGTTGGAACTGTTGGAGCAAATCCAAGAGATTGACACTATAATTGTGCCGATAAGCGGGGGTGGTTTGATCTCTGGTGTGGCGCTGGCTGCTAAGTCAATTAAGCCGAGCATCCGGATTATAGCAGCTGAACCAAAAGGAGCTGATGATGCGGCTCAGTCTAAGGTTGCTGGTAGAATCATCACTTTACCTGTGACTAATACCATAGCGGATGG encodes:
- the LOC106396929 gene encoding serine racemase, yielding MEAKKRHEYAADLSSIKEANERIKPYIHKTPVLTSESLNSISGRSLFFKCECFQKGGAFKFRGACNAVLALGAEQAAKGVVTHSSGNHAAALSLAAKMQGIPAYIVVPKGAPKCKVDNVIRYGGKVIWSEATMSSREEVASRVLQETGSVLIHPYNDGRIISGQGTVALELLEQIQEIDTIIVPISGGGLISGVALAAKSIKPSIRIIAAEPKGADDAAQSKVAGRIITLPVTNTIADGLRASLGDLTWPVVRDMVDDVVVLEDREIIEAMRMCYEMLKVCVEPSGAIGLAAVLSTSFRSNPCWKDCKNIGIVLSGGNVDLGVLWDSFKSSV